DNA sequence from the Streptomyces sp. NBC_01264 genome:
GGCCGCGCACTCACCCCAATGGCCGTTCGGCGCGCCGTTCGACCGTTCACCGCCCCGCGCGGCCGCCCACCGGATGACCCGGGTGCTTGGGCGCACCGTCCGGACGGGACGGTTCCCGGGCGGCCCGGTGCAGGTCAGGGTGGATCCGTCGACCCCGACCGACGCCCGACCGGACGCCCGACCGGACGCCGGACCGACCCCGCACCGACCCCCGGAAGGAGCCCCCCGTGCCCCTCGCCCCCGCCCTGCTACGCACCGACCCCGAGGCACTGGCCGAACTCCAGCGCGAACACGGAAGGGCTCTGTTCGGTTTCCTGCTGGGCCTCACGGCCGGGGACGCCCAGCGCGCGGAGGACCTCGTCCAGGAGACCCTGCTGCGGCTCTGGCAGCATCCCGAGGTCCTGGGCAGCGCCTACGAGTCCCTGCGGCCCTGGCTGTTCACGGTGGCCCGGCGGCTCGCCATCGACGCCCGGCGGGCCCGCCTGTCCAGACCCCTGGAGGTGGACCCGGAGGGACTGGACCAGGCGCCCGCGCCGGGGGACGCGGTGGCGGGCTCGGTGACGGCCATAGACGTGCGGCGGGCCGTGGGCTCCCTGGGGCCGGAGCACCGGGACGTCTTGGTGCAGGTCTACTTCCAGGACCGCTCGGTGGCCGAGGCCGCGGCCGAGCTGGGCATTCCGGCGGGAACGGTCAAGTCCCGGACGTACTACGCCCTGCGCGCCCTGCGCAAGGACCTCCAGGGCTACGGGTACGGACTCGGCGCCTGAGGACGGGCCGGTGTCCGCCGGGCGTTGTCAGTGCCGGCTGAGAGGCTAGGGGGATGCCCGACTCCACGAACACCGCTGCCATCACCGCCTATTGGGACACCGCCGCTCCCCGGTTCGACGAGGATCCGGACCACGGCCTGCGGGCCCCGGAAACCCGCGCCGCGTGGGCGGACCTCCTCGGCTCCTGGCTGCCGGCCGGACCGCTCGACGTCCTCGACGTGGGCTGCGGCACCGGGTCCCTGTCCCTGCTGGCCGCCGAGGCCGGGCACCGGGTCACGGGCGTGGACCTCTCCCCGCGGATGGCCGGGCACGCCCGGGCGAAGCTGGCCGCCGCCGGCCTGCCCGGCCGATTCCTGGTCGGCGACGCCGCCGCACCGCCCACGGGCGACCAGCGGTTCGACGTCCTCCTCTCCCGCCACCTGGTGTGGACCCTGCCCGCCGCCGTAAGGCCGCTCGTGACCGACCTGCGCGTCGAGCCCCTCGGGGGAAACCCGGCACTATGGGGACGGGCGGTGACCGACGAACGCTACGCCGTGATCGCCACGGTCTGACCGTCCCGGCCGGGGCGCGGCGAACGCGTCAAACATTGGCCTGAACGCCCGCGAACCGGACACGAACCGCATCGAAACCGGCACCGGAACGTTCAAGTTGAGTAAACAACCCCCGCTCCGCGAGCCGCGCAAGGAAGGCTCGGCGCTGACGGCGGGAAGACGCGACGCATGCGGGAGAAGGTGGAACGGTGCAGCCCGAGGGTACGAACGGCACCAGTGACGGTGGGCTCGCGGTGCCCATGGCGTGGCTCTACGCGGAGTACATCGCCGACGAACTGCTGCGCACGGGCCGGCTGATCCCGGTCAGCACCCTGGAGTTCCGCGCCGGACGCGACACGCTCGCGCTGACCATCTACCTCTCGGACGCCGCCGGCGAACTCTCCGGGATCCGGGTCGTCTCGCAGCTCGACGAATGGATGTCCCTGACGGCGTACGGTCACCCCTGGCGCGACTGGGTCCACACCCGGTTCCTCGCACTGGGCGAGGAGGCCCGCGAGCGCGGCCGGGGCGAGGACGCCGATCTGGAACTGGCCCGGGCGGCCTGGCGCTGGCTGGACCACACCGAGCTGTTCGCCACCAACCTGGACCCGGGACGCCACGGCCACGCCGACACCCCGCCGGGCCTGGACGAGAACGCCCGGGTCTGGACTCCGGCTTGGCAACTCGGCCTGCCGCTCGGCCACTTGGCGATGCACCTGTTCTGAGCCCCGCTACTCCGGCCGCCACGGCCCCGGCGGCTCCGTCGGGTCGGTGACCAGCCCGGTGAAGTCGGCCTCGTTGCGCTCGGCCCGGATCACGTACGCGCGGGCCACGCACCACAGCACCGGGTACACCAGCACCCCGAGCACGATCCAGACCAGCGGGCCCGACGCGACCCGCGGGAGCAGGAACAGCAGCGGGAGCAGGCCCACCAGGAGGACGAGCGCGGCCAGGGCGACGAGTCCGGCGCGCAGCTGGCTGCGCATGAGGGCCCGTACGTAGGTGGCGCCCAGGGTGGTCTGCTCGGAGATCTCGGACCGGGCCGGCGTGTGCGCGGGGGCCCTCCTGCGGCTGCCGCGCGGGACCCCGGTGACGACCTCCCGCCGGGGCGGCTGCGGCTGCTGCTCCTCGGCCATGGGCCGGAGTCTAACCGGAGCCGGGCCTACTTCAGCAGCTTCGACAGCCTGCGGTCGGCGAGCGGCTTCCCGCCGGTCTGGCAGGTGGGGCAGTACTGGAGCGAGGAGTCGGCGAAGGAGACCGAGCGGACGGTGTCCCCGCACACCGGGCAGGGCTCGCCCGCGCGGCCGTGGACCCGCATCCCGCTCCTCTTCTCGGCCTTGAGCCGTCCGGCGGCCACCCCGTGCGCCCGCTCGACGGCGCTGCGCAGGGTCTCCTCGACGGCCGCGTACAACTGGTCGACCTGCGCCTCGTCGAAGGAGGCGGCCAGTTTGAAGGGCGAGACCTTGGCCTGGTGGAGGATCTCGTCGCTGTAGGCGTTGCCGATTCCCGCGATGACGCTCTGGTCGCGCAACACGCCCTTGATCTGGCGCCGTTCCCCGGCAAGCAGCGCGCCGAAGGCCTCCCGGTCGAAGTCCTCGGCGAGCGGGTCCGGGCCCAGGCGGGCGATGCCGGGAACCTCCTGCGGATCGCGGACCACGTACACGGCGAGCCGCTTCTGGGTTCCGGCCTCGGTGAGGTCGAAGCCGCCGCCGCCCTCCAGGACGAGGCGCAGCGCGAGCGGCCCCTTGCCGGGGCGCGGCGGCCGGTCGGGCATGCTGTCGATCCAGCGCAGCCAGCCGGCCCGGGCGAGGTGGGTGACGAGGTGCAGTTCCCCGATGCGCAGGGCGAGGAACTTGCCGTACCGGGCCGTGGTCCCGGCCCGCTGCCCTTCGAGTGCGCTCAGCGGTGGGTCGTAGGTCTTGAGCACGCTCACGGCGAGCGGGAGGACGCGCTCGACCACCCGCCCGGTCAGGTGCTCATCGAGGAACTCCCTCAGGGCCTCGACTTCGGGCAGCTCGGGCATGTCCCCAGCCTGCCGTGGCCTCAGGCGAAGCGCGAGCTGGGCACCGGGCCCGGGGAGCCGATCCGGTCCCGGGGGCCGGTCAGCCAGCCGGGTGCGAGGGCCGCGGCGTAGGCCCGGAAGGCCTCGTCGCCATCGGGCGGGGTCGCCCCGTCCCCCTCGTCCGGGGTCGGGTCGGCGGCCGCGATGTCGCGCGCGATCTCCGCCTCGGCACGGACGTCGTCCTTCCACGGCTCCGTGACGAACTGCGCCTGCAGCGCGCTGAAGTCCGCGCTGACCTGCGGCGGACTGGTCCACCGCGTGGCGTGCTCGTACAGGATCTGCCCGTCGGCGCGCTCCCCGAGCCCGGGGTCCGCGTCGCCGAGGTCGTACGCGACGACGACGGTGTCGGTCCGGCCGGGCTCGTACGGTACGGCGGGCAGCGCGAGTACGGTCGCGGCGGCGAGGCCCAGGATCCGGTCGGAGCGGCCGGGCAGCAGCGAGACCGTGGCGGGGCGGTGCCCGGTGGCGTCCAGGGCCGTGGCGAGGCGGGCGAGGCCGAGGCGGCAGGTCTCGTGACTGTCGCCGAGGAAGGCGTACCGGCCGGTCATGCCGGCGTCGTAGCCGTACGGGGAGAGGGTGCCGAGCAGGGTCCCGGTGAGCGCGAACTGCCAGCCGCGCAGGTCCGTGGAGTCCAGCGGTCCGGCGGAGGCGGCGAGTTCGGCGCGCGCGAGCATCCGGCGCTGGCGGGCGTGGGCCCAGCTCCAGGTGTCGTCCTCGGGGGCGGGCAGCCGGCCGGCGGCGGCGCGGGCGCCGGGCAGGTCCCCGGCGAGGAGGGTGTGGTGGACGAGCAGGTACCTCTCGGGCCACGCGGGGAGCCGGTCTCCGCGGGCGGCGAGCAGAGCCGCGGCCTCGGCGTGCCGATTCTCGTCCTCCAGGGCGGAGACGAGCTCGGTGAGCAGCGGGCGCGCGTCCGGCACCAGCGCGAGCGCGGCACGCAGTGGGGCGATGCCGAGGAAGGCGATGCCGTGTTCGACGCAGCCGTAGCCGAGGTCGTAGAGGGCCTGGGGGTCGTCCGGCCGTTTGGCGGCGGTCTTGGCCGCCTTGGCCAGGTCCTTGAAACCGGCCGCATCGGCCAGCGCCCTGACCGCCCGTGCGAGTGCGGTGAGGGGGAGGGTCTCGGCGCGCGGGCGCAGCGACCGTACGGCGCCGGGCAGATCGCCGGATTTCAGCAGGGTGCGGACCTCGTCCAGGGTGTCAGTCATCGCCACCGATCATCGACGCGTCCCCGGCGGCCCCGCAACGGACTTTCGGCCCGGCCGGTGCGCCGGAGGACCCGGCCGGTGCGCCGGGAGGCCGTTCCTGGCCCGGTTCGTCACGGTTCCCGGCCCGGCTCGCGGCACGGTTCCCGGCCCGGTGCGGTTCCCGGTTCCCGGCCCGGCTCGCGTCACGGATCCGGCCCGGTGCGGTTCCCGGCCCGGTGCGGGTCACGCCCGGTGCGGGTCACGCCCGGTGCGGGTCACGCTCCGGGGCACGGTGCGGGCTCACGGCATGGCGAACTCGCACCACACGCATTTGCCGCTCCCCCGCGATTCCACGCCCCAGACGTCGGCCAGCCGGTCCACCAGCATCAGGCCGCGTCCGGAGACCCCGGAGTCGCCCGCCTCCCGGCGGCGCGGCAGGGCGCTGGAACGGTCCTCGACCTCCACGCGGAGCCGGCGTTCGGGGCCGGCCAGGACCCGCAGGGTCACGATGGCGGGGCCGTCCGTGTGCATGAGGGCATTGACGATGAGCTCGTCGGCGATCAGCTCGATCTCGTCCGCCCGGTCCCGCGCTCCCCACGCCCGCACCGCCGCGCCGATCATGTGGCGGGCCGATACGAGGGCTTCCGGGTCGCCGGGGGCCACGTGCTGCTGGAGGCGGCGGCCGGCCTGCTGGATCTCCTCGGCGTCGCGGCGGAGCAGCAGCAGCGCCATGTCGTCGTCGCCGCCCCGGTCGTCCACGACCTCACACAGCCGGTCGGCGAGCAGGGCCAGGTCCGCCGGTCCGGCGCGCACGAGGGAGGCGAGGAGCCGGATGCCGTCGTCGAGGTCGGCCCCGGGCTCTTCGACCAGGCCGTCCGTGCACAGCAGAAGCGTTTCCCCGGGTCCCAGTTCGACCGTGGTCACCGGATACTCCAGCAGCCCGAACTCCGCCGACAGCCCCAGCGGCATCCCGCCCTCCAGGGCGAGGCGCTCGCAACCCCCGTCACGGGTGCGCAGCAGGGGGTCGATGTGGCCCGCCCGGACCAGTTGCAGCACCCCGGTCGAGAGGTCGGCCTCGGCGTACGTGCAGGTGGCGAAGCGGTCGGTGTCCAGCTCGTGCAGGAAGACGGAGGCCCGGGCCATGACGGTGGCGGGCGAGTGCCCTTCGGCGGCGTAGGCGCGCAGCACGATCCGCAGCTGGCCCATGACCGCCGCGGCGTGGGTGTCGTGGCCCTGGACGTCGCCGATGACCGCGCCGACCCGGCCGCCGGGCAGCGGGATGACGTCGTACCAGTCGCCGCCGATGTCCTGGCCCATCTTGGCCGAGCGGTACCGTACGGCGATCTCGGCGCCCGGCACCGAGGGGATCCGGCGCGGCAGCATCGCCTGCTGGAGCCCCTCCGCCAGATCGTGCTCCTGCTCCAGCAGCATCGCCCGCTGGAGGCTCTGCGCGATGCTGCTGCCGAGCGCGACGAGGAGGTTGCGCTCGTCCGGGGTGAAACCGTCCTTGTCCTGGTAGAGCAGGCCGATCGCGCCGATCGGGCGGGCCTGGGCGATCAGCGGCAGGTAGGCGGCCGCCGAGATGTGCATGGAGGAGATCTTGGCCCAGAGCCCGGGATACCCGGCGGCGAACTCGGCCGCGGAGTCCAGGAAGCGGGGCTGGAGCGAGCGGACCACCTCGCTCATCGGGTACTGCTCGTCGATGCGGGTGTAGCGGGTGCCGGGGACGAAGCTGCCCGCCGGACCCTCGGCGACGAGGTGGATCCGGCCCGCCTCGACCAGTCCCATCACCATGCCCATGGACCCGAGCCGCTCCATGCCGTGTGCGTCGCCGAGCACGTCGATGACGTCCTGGACGGTACGGGCGTGCGCGAGCGCGGCGGTGGTGGACTCGACCACGGACGTCTGGCGGCGCCGCTCCTCGTCCAGCCCGAGGCGTTCCGCCGAGTGGCTGAGCTCCTCGGTGGCGTCGCGGACGATGCCGATGATCCGGTACGGGCGGCCTTCCGGGCCGCGCATGACCCGGCCCTGGGTGTGCGTCCAGCGCAGGGTGCCGTCGTGGCAGCGGATGCGGAAGTAGGCGCCGTAGCTGTCCACCCCGCTCTTGAGGGCGGAGGAGACCAGTGCGTCGAGCCGGGCGCCCTCGGCGGGCGGGACGCGCGGCGAGAGGGAACCCGGCCTGCCGTCGTACTCCTCGGCCGTGGTGTCGAAGACCTCCAGGGCGGCCGAGTCCATGTGCATGAGACCGGTGACCAGGTCCCAGTCGAAACTGCCCATGCGGTTCAGCGAGAGCGACCGGTCCGGATGTGCGGGCCAGTCCTCCGGCAGCGATACGGCGGTCGGCACCGGTCCACCATGACACACGGGCCGGTCAGGCGCTCTCCAGGTACTGGCCGTCGTACGGGGCCGAGGGCTGCTGCTCGGGGACGGAGTAGGGGTCGGCGTACGGGTCCGCGTACGGGTCCGCGTACGGATCGGCGTACTCCTCGCTCGGCAGCGGCGCCCCGTCGGGGCCCACCAGCGTCCCGGGGTCGCTGGGGAGCTGCCCGGGCAGGTCGGAGGGGATGTCGGTGGCGGGCGGCGGGCCCGTGGGCACGCCGGACGAGGGCTGGTCGGGCGCCGTCGGGGTGTTCGGGCCGGCCGGGTCGCCGGGGGCGCTGGGTGCCGTCTGCGGGGAGCTCGGCGGGCAGTCGGGCAGGCTCGGGGCGGGGCTGGCGCCGGGGCTCGGCGGGCCGGTGGGCGGCGGCTCGGTGCGGGCCAGGCTGTTGCTCTCCGGGGTCCGGCACGGTTCCGGAGAGGTGCCGGGCGGGGTCGCGGGCCCGCCGGGGATCCCGTCCGCCGGATCGTACGGGGGCGGCGTCTTGGGGGTGCGGTCCTGGGCTCCGTCGTCACCGATGGTGCGCTCGATCCAGGTGTTGTCGGCGACGTTGACGATGACCAGGTTGTTGATCACCTGCATGGTCGGCTCGATGACCACGACCTGGGCGGGCTGGTAGCCGCCCCAGGGCTCCCCCTTGAGCACCGGTGCGCCCTTGGCGGCGCGCGGGGCGAGCAGCGGGTTCCCGCAGGCGCAGCGGACGCGGGGCATTCCGTGAGCGTCCACGAGGACGGCGGTGCCGGCCTGGAGGACGGACTGGAAGGCGTTGGGCTTCCCGCCGACGAAGCCGTGGTTGGTCATCCGGGTGTCGGCGCGCAGCACGACCGGGGTGAGGCCGCGCAGGAAGTCGGGGATCTGCCCCTGCTCCACCTGGGAGGCCTCGGCGAAGGCGCGGGCCTTGGCGTCGTCGGAGGTCAGGGACTCGACCTGCGCCTCCACGTCGCAGCTGCCGAGGCGCTGGGTTCCGCCGTACAGGCCGGGGGTGGCCGCGTTGACGGTACGGATACCCTGGCCGGTCGCGTTGGGCAGCGGGGGCTGGACGGGGGCCGATTCGCCGGTGGCGGAGGAGGTGGTGAAGGGGTCCGGGCCGGCCGAGGCCACGGGTTGGAGGTGGACGTCCTGGCTCTCGGCGGCGGGGCCCTTGGTCCGTCCCTCGTCGGCGGAGGCACCGCAGGCCGCGGCGAGGAGTCCGAGGACGGTGAAGAGGGCCGCAAGGGCCGGTGCGTGACGACGCGGCGCCTGACGAGGTGTCGGTGCGTACACGTTACATCTCCCTTTTCGCCCCGGTTGCTCCCTCTTGTCTGCCGTATGTACGGGGTGGCCGCAACCGGAGATCACGGATCCGACGCTCTCTTGAACATGTTCAAGAGAGCGCCTAGGCTCACGACCGTGAGTTGAACGCGTTCAACGCGTTCGTTCCGAGGAGGGGGATCCGCGGTGACCGTGCTGGTGAATCTGATCGTCGCGCTGGGCATGCTCTACGTCGTCCCGGCGGGTCTGCGCCTGATCGATCCGGTCCGGTTCGGGCGGACGGCCCGGCTCTGGCCGCTGTTCGCGGCCCCCGGAGCGGTCTGCCTGTGGCTGCCCCGGGGAGCCCCGGCCACGGCACTCGCCGCGCTCTACGCGGCGGCGACCCTGGCCCTGGCGGTGCGGGCCCCGGTGCCGGCGGTACGGGCCTTGGTCCCGGCTGTACGGGGTCCGGGTTGGGCGGTACGGGCGGCCACGCCCGGACGGGGCACCGGTCCGGGACCTGGACCCGGACTCGGGCCTGGCCCCGGACCCGGGCCCGGACCCGCCGAAGTGGCCGTGCTCACCGCGCTGGTGGCGCCCTCGGTCGCCGGGACCGCCCTGGTCGCCGAACGCGCCGGACACCGGCTCTTCGGCTTCGACCTCGACATCCTGGCCCTGACCGTGCCGCACTTCCACTTCGCCGGTTTCACCGCGGCCCTGGTCGCCGGCCTGGTGTGCCGGGCCTCCGCCGCCGGAGCCCTCGCGCGCTGGGCGGCGTACAGCGTCCCGGCCGGGACCGGGCTCGTGCTCCTCGGCTACTTCATCGACGACTGGGCCGAGCTGGTGGGCGCGGTGACGCTGACCGGCGGCATGTGGGCGGTGGCCCTGCTGACCTGGCGGGACGTCCGTCCCGGGGCCCGCGGTCGGGACCGGATCACCGGCGCGCTGCTCGCGTGCTCGGCGGTCGTTCTGGTGGCCACCATGCTGCTCGCCCTGTGGTGGGCCCTCGGCGAGGCCACCGGGATCGTGCACCCCACCCTGACCTGGATGGCCGCGACCCACGGCCTCGGCAACGCCCTCGGCTTCGGCCTGTGCTCGCTGCTGGCCTGGCGCCGCCTGACCACATCGGCCGCTCGGCCCGCACCCGCACCCTCACCCACGCCTGCACCCGCACCTACACCCGCATCCGCGCCCGCCGCCCTGCCCGACCGAACGGAGATCCCGGCGTGACCCGCCTCATCAGCGAAGCCCGCAGCACCTTCAACTACCCCGAGCGGGGCGCCACGGCCCGGCGGCCACTGCCCGCCGGGTACCACTTCACCCACCACCGCACCCGGGTCGGACACGGGCAGGCAGCGCTGGACGCCGCCGGGGCCGCCGTCACCACCTTCCGCGCACACCGCGCCTCGGGCATGCTCGTCGCGGCCGGAGCGTTCCCCGTCCGGCCCGGTGACCGGGTCGTGGTCGGGATCGGGATCGGCCCGGTGCGGATCGACGCCCCGTGCGAGGTGATCTGGACCGCGTACGAGCCCCGGCGGACCGGTTTCGCGTACGGGACGCTGAGCGGGCATCCCGAGTGCGGCGAGGAGTCCTTCGTGGTGGACATGGAGGCCGACGGCTCGGTGTGGTTCGAGGTGAACGCCTTCAGCCGCCCGGCGAGCTGGTACACCCGCCTGGCGGGCCCGGTCGTCCCCTTCCTCCAGCAGGCCTACGCCCGCCGTCTCGGCCGGTACGTCCGGCAGCTGGCGACCGGTGACCGGCCGGCCGGATACTGGAGGCGATGGACTGGTTCACGGCGCCCGGATACTGGCTGGGACGGCTGATCTTCCAGCGGGCCCTGGCCGGTGTCTACCTCGTCGCCTTCGCCGGGGCCGCCCTGCAGTTCCGGGCACTGATCGGGGCGCACGGCATGCTGCCCGTGCCGCACCACCTGCGGTACGTGCCCTTCCGCCGCGCCCCGAGCCTGTTCCACCTGCACTACTCCGACCGGTTCTTCGCCGCCTGCGCCTGGACCGGCGCGGCCCTGGCGGCGGCGCTGGCCGCGGGGGCGGGGGACGCGGTGCCCCTGGGCGCGGCCATGGCGATGTGGGCGCTGCTGTGGCTGCTGTACCTGTCGATCGTGAACGTGGGGCAGACCTGGTACTCCTTCGGCTGGGAGTCGCTGCTGCTGGAGGTCGGCTTCCTGGCCGTGTTCCTCGGCAACGCGCGGGCGGGGCCGCCGGTGCTGGTGCTGTGGCTGCTGCGCTGGGTGGTCTTCCGGGTGGAGTTCGGCGCGGGGCTCATCAAGATGCGCGGCGACCCCTGCTGGCGCCGGCTCACCTGCCTGTACTTCCATCACGAGACGCAGCCGATGCCCGGCCCGCTGAGCTGGTTCTTCCACCATCTGCCGAAGCCGCTGCACCGGGTGGAGTGCGCCGCCAACCACGTGACCCAACTGGTCGTGCCCGTCCTGCTGTTCACTCCGCAGCCGGTGGCCTCGTACGCCGCCGCGGTCATCGTGGCGACCCAGCTGTGGCTGGTGGTGTCGGGGAACTTCGCCTGGCTGAACTGGATCACGATCACGGCGGCCCTGCCGGCCTTCGACTTCAGCGCACTGGCGGGCGACCCGCCGCCGGCCGCCTCCCGGCAGGGGCCGCTCTGGTACGTGGTGCTGGTGTGCGGGGTGACCGCGCTGGTGCTCGTGCTGAGCCGGCATCCGGTGGCCAACATGATCTCGCGCGGCCAGGTCATGAACCGGTCCTTCGACCCCCTCCATCTGGTGAACACCTACGGGGCGTTCGGCACGGTGGGCCGGATCCGCGAGGAGGTGGTGGTCGAGGGCACCGCGGACCTGCGGCCCCGGGAGGACGGCGCGTGGCGGGAGTACGGCTTCCGGGGCAAGCCGGGTGACGTGCGCCGGATCCCGCGCCAGTTCGCCCCGTACCACCTGCGCCTCGACTGGCTCATGTGGTTCGCGGCGCTCTCCCCCGGCTACGCCCGCGACTGGTTCGGCCCGTTCGTGGAGCGCCTCCTGGCGGGCGACCGGGACACCCTGAAACTGCTCCGCCACAATCCCTTCCCGGACGCGCCGCCCCACTACGTCCGCGCACGGCTGTACCGCTACCGGTTCACGACGTGGCGGGAGCTGCGCGAGACGGGCGCGTGGTGGCACCGCACCTTCGTACGGGAATACCTGCCACCGACACGGCTGGAGGACGCCGTCGGTCGCGTCCGCTAGGAGCGGACGCTCCAGACCTTGGCCTCCAACCGCGACGCGGTGGGTGGCGGCGGGTCGTCCGGGGACGCTGCGGACGCGGACGGGGCGGACGCCGATGGAGCGGGCACAGGCGGACCGGACCCGGGCGAATTCTTGCCGGACCGGCCGGATCGCGCCGGGGCGCCGGGACAACAGGCCGAGGAGAAGCACCCGTTGCCCGAGCGGCCGGCTCGTCCGGGGTGTGGGCCGGTCAGAGTCCCAGGAGGGCCGCCTCCTGTTCCGCGCTCATGCCCGGCGAGGGCCGGTCGGGGCGCTGCGGGGCGGCTCCGCCCAGCTCCTGGAGCCAGGTCCAGGTGTCGGCCACGGTCTCCTCGACCGGGCGGCACTTCAGGCCCGCCGCGAGCGCCTTCGTGACGTCCGCGCCGTACATGTGGTCGTGCATCTCGCCCTCGGGCATCCAGGCCGGCAGTTCCGTCCAGGCCTTTACGCCCACCTCCTCGATCCGGGCCGGATCGGTCCAGCGGAGCTCGGCGGCGCCTCCGGTCACCTTCGCGCACGCTTCCAGGAAGCTGCCCATCGTGGCGTGGCCGGTCGGGGATACCAGGTTGTAGGGGCCGCCGTGCCCGGCCTCGGCGGCGTCGAGGGTCCACTGCGCGAGGTCGCGCACGTCCACGTACTGGAGCGGGAGGTCACGCGGCCCTGGGGCGGGCAGCGGGCCGCCGCGTGCCGTGCGGTTCAGCCACCAGGGCAGCCGGCCGACGTTCTCGTACGGGCCGAGGATGAGCCCGGCGCGGACCAGCAGGGCACGGTCGCCGAAGGCGTCCACGGCCGCGATCTCGGCGCCGCGCTTGTCCTCGGCGTAGGCGACGGAGTCCGCGTCGGGCGAGCCGTCGACGAGCGGGCCGTCCTCCTTCAGCCCCGCCGCGGCGGGGTAGGTGTGCACCGAGCGGCTGGATATGTACACGTACCGTCCGACCCGGTCGGCCAGCAGGCGGGCGCTGTCGCGCACGGCCGTGGGGGCGCCGCCCCAGGTGTCGACGACGAGGTCCCAGTGCCCTTCGGTGAGGGCGTCCAGGCCTCCGGGGGCGGTGCGGTCCCCGTGCAGGGCCGTGGTGCCCGGCGGGGGCGCGTGGTGCCCGCGGTGGAAGACGGTGACGTCCCATCCGCGGCTCAGGGCGTCTTCGGTGATCGCGCGCCCGACGAACTCGGTCCCACCCAGCATCAGTAGCTTCATGCGGGTCAGCCTGCCCGCGCCCCGGGGTGCGCGGAACCCTTGATCGCCCACAGCGATGACGCCCACGGCGTACCGGCAGCGGGAACTTCCGGGCGCCGTCGCGCATGGAACGCCGTCGGGAAAAGCCGCCGCCCGCCGTCCCGGGGCCGTACACCGGGGCGACGGGCGGACCGCGCCTACGCGTCTAGTCGATGCCGGGCAGGATGTGCGGCTCCGCGAGGTCGTCCTCGTAGCCGGCGAGCCGGATCGGAGCGGACCGGGCCCAGACCTCCAGGTTGCCGAGGGTCTCGGGGCGCTTGCTGTTCCGCGTCCCCGTCCGTTCCCTGGGAGCCTGTTCCGTCGTCGTCAGTTCTGGTGTCACCGCGCACTCCTATGTGTCGCGTAACCCGGCGGGCGAACCGCGCGCCGGTGCGGGAAGAGAAGGTTTCCGGACGCGGTGGCGCCTTGGTGGAGCGAGGGCCCGTGTGGGGCTCTCTTGGCGATCAGAGTACACATATGAGCGCACCCCTGCTCGATAGCATAGTAAAATCCGCTCCGGACAGCTTGTTTTCGCCACGAGTTCATCACCTCGCACGTCGGCGCGTCGCGTACGGCTGATCTGCTCGACGGCGCCATACGGGTGATACGCGGTCGGGCGACGGAAGGAACGACAGTGGCGAAGTCCGAGGTGCCGGTGGTCGTCGGAAGCGTCGGGGAACTGATGGACCTGCTGCGGAGCGGGCACGGCGACGGCCATGGGCTGCGCGTCGCCGCGCTGCTGCGCCGGTCGCAC
Encoded proteins:
- a CDS encoding YndJ family protein, with the protein product MTVLVNLIVALGMLYVVPAGLRLIDPVRFGRTARLWPLFAAPGAVCLWLPRGAPATALAALYAAATLALAVRAPVPAVRALVPAVRGPGWAVRAATPGRGTGPGPGPGLGPGPGPGPGPAEVAVLTALVAPSVAGTALVAERAGHRLFGFDLDILALTVPHFHFAGFTAALVAGLVCRASAAGALARWAAYSVPAGTGLVLLGYFIDDWAELVGAVTLTGGMWAVALLTWRDVRPGARGRDRITGALLACSAVVLVATMLLALWWALGEATGIVHPTLTWMAATHGLGNALGFGLCSLLAWRRLTTSAARPAPAPSPTPAPAPTPASAPAALPDRTEIPA
- a CDS encoding DUF1990 family protein, with protein sequence MTRLISEARSTFNYPERGATARRPLPAGYHFTHHRTRVGHGQAALDAAGAAVTTFRAHRASGMLVAAGAFPVRPGDRVVVGIGIGPVRIDAPCEVIWTAYEPRRTGFAYGTLSGHPECGEESFVVDMEADGSVWFEVNAFSRPASWYTRLAGPVVPFLQQAYARRLGRYVRQLATGDRPAGYWRRWTGSRRPDTGWDG
- a CDS encoding DUF6777 domain-containing protein — encoded protein: MYAPTPRQAPRRHAPALAALFTVLGLLAAACGASADEGRTKGPAAESQDVHLQPVASAGPDPFTTSSATGESAPVQPPLPNATGQGIRTVNAATPGLYGGTQRLGSCDVEAQVESLTSDDAKARAFAEASQVEQGQIPDFLRGLTPVVLRADTRMTNHGFVGGKPNAFQSVLQAGTAVLVDAHGMPRVRCACGNPLLAPRAAKGAPVLKGEPWGGYQPAQVVVIEPTMQVINNLVIVNVADNTWIERTIGDDGAQDRTPKTPPPYDPADGIPGGPATPPGTSPEPCRTPESNSLARTEPPPTGPPSPGASPAPSLPDCPPSSPQTAPSAPGDPAGPNTPTAPDQPSSGVPTGPPPATDIPSDLPGQLPSDPGTLVGPDGAPLPSEEYADPYADPYADPYADPYSVPEQQPSAPYDGQYLESA
- a CDS encoding Fpg/Nei family DNA glycosylase, which produces MPELPEVEALREFLDEHLTGRVVERVLPLAVSVLKTYDPPLSALEGQRAGTTARYGKFLALRIGELHLVTHLARAGWLRWIDSMPDRPPRPGKGPLALRLVLEGGGGFDLTEAGTQKRLAVYVVRDPQEVPGIARLGPDPLAEDFDREAFGALLAGERRQIKGVLRDQSVIAGIGNAYSDEILHQAKVSPFKLAASFDEAQVDQLYAAVEETLRSAVERAHGVAAGRLKAEKRSGMRVHGRAGEPCPVCGDTVRSVSFADSSLQYCPTCQTGGKPLADRRLSKLLK
- a CDS encoding SpoIIE family protein phosphatase, with the translated sequence MCHGGPVPTAVSLPEDWPAHPDRSLSLNRMGSFDWDLVTGLMHMDSAALEVFDTTAEEYDGRPGSLSPRVPPAEGARLDALVSSALKSGVDSYGAYFRIRCHDGTLRWTHTQGRVMRGPEGRPYRIIGIVRDATEELSHSAERLGLDEERRRQTSVVESTTAALAHARTVQDVIDVLGDAHGMERLGSMGMVMGLVEAGRIHLVAEGPAGSFVPGTRYTRIDEQYPMSEVVRSLQPRFLDSAAEFAAGYPGLWAKISSMHISAAAYLPLIAQARPIGAIGLLYQDKDGFTPDERNLLVALGSSIAQSLQRAMLLEQEHDLAEGLQQAMLPRRIPSVPGAEIAVRYRSAKMGQDIGGDWYDVIPLPGGRVGAVIGDVQGHDTHAAAVMGQLRIVLRAYAAEGHSPATVMARASVFLHELDTDRFATCTYAEADLSTGVLQLVRAGHIDPLLRTRDGGCERLALEGGMPLGLSAEFGLLEYPVTTVELGPGETLLLCTDGLVEEPGADLDDGIRLLASLVRAGPADLALLADRLCEVVDDRGGDDDMALLLLRRDAEEIQQAGRRLQQHVAPGDPEALVSARHMIGAAVRAWGARDRADEIELIADELIVNALMHTDGPAIVTLRVLAGPERRLRVEVEDRSSALPRRREAGDSGVSGRGLMLVDRLADVWGVESRGSGKCVWCEFAMP
- a CDS encoding class I SAM-dependent methyltransferase, producing MPDSTNTAAITAYWDTAAPRFDEDPDHGLRAPETRAAWADLLGSWLPAGPLDVLDVGCGTGSLSLLAAEAGHRVTGVDLSPRMAGHARAKLAAAGLPGRFLVGDAAAPPTGDQRFDVLLSRHLVWTLPAAVRPLVTDLRVEPLGGNPALWGRAVTDERYAVIATV
- a CDS encoding sigma-70 family RNA polymerase sigma factor, producing MPLAPALLRTDPEALAELQREHGRALFGFLLGLTAGDAQRAEDLVQETLLRLWQHPEVLGSAYESLRPWLFTVARRLAIDARRARLSRPLEVDPEGLDQAPAPGDAVAGSVTAIDVRRAVGSLGPEHRDVLVQVYFQDRSVAEAAAELGIPAGTVKSRTYYALRALRKDLQGYGYGLGA